From a single Pempheris klunzingeri isolate RE-2024b chromosome 2, fPemKlu1.hap1, whole genome shotgun sequence genomic region:
- the LOC139216190 gene encoding phosphatidylinositol 5-phosphate 4-kinase type-2 gamma-like: MMSSPPSATSNPLSALAPKRKTKKKHFVQQKVEVLRASDPVLSVLMWGVNHAINDLSQVPVPVMLLPDDFRASTKIKVNNHLFNKENLPGQFKFKEYCPQVFRNLRERFGIEDQDYQVSLARSPPLKDEDGQCVGLLLTSYDRTLVVKEISSEEVEEMHNILSEYHQHIVTCHSNTLLPQFLAMYRVTVESEDTYLLVMRNMFSHRLHVHRKYDLKGSLVSREASFKEKVKELPTYKDVDFRNNMQKVYVSDEEKEKIMDKLNRDIEFLVRMKIMDYSLLLGIHDVERAEMEEEEEMESSYEEEEEDENGLAPAAGSTSPEGIGGYMNSYKPMGPGEFDPYVDVYAIQSTVGAPRREVYFMGLIDVLTQYDTKKKAAHAAKAVKHRAGAEISTVHPEQYAKRFREFITKIFA, encoded by the exons ATGATGTCTTCTCCTCCCAGCGCCACCTCCAACCCTCTGAGCGCCCTGGCGCCCAAaaggaagacgaagaagaaacACTTTGTGCAGCAGAAAGTGGAGGTTCTCCGAGCCAGTGACCCGGTGCTGAGCGTGCTGATGTGGGGAGTCAATCACgcg ATCAACGACCTGAGCCAGGTACCTGTACCTGTCATGCTGCTCCCAGACGACTTCAGAGCCAGCACCAAGATCAAAGTCAACAACCACCTCTTCAACAA AGAGAATCTTCCAGGACAGTTCAAATTCAAAGAGTACTGTCCCCAGGTGTTCAGAAACCTGCGAGAGCGCTTTGGGATCGAGGACCAAGATTACCAG GTGTCTCTGGCCCGCAGTCCTCCACTCAAAGACGAGGATGGACAGTGTGTGGGACTGCTGCTGACATCATACGACCGCACTTTGGTGGTGAAAGAAATCTCTAgcgaggaggtggaggagatgcACAACATCCTGTCTGAGTATCACCAG CACATTGTCACCTGCCACAGCAACACGCTGCTCCCTCAGTTCCTGGCCATGTACAGAGTCACTGTGGAGAGCGAGGACACCTACCTGTTAGTTATGAGGAACATGTTCAGCCACAGACTGCATGTACACAGGAAGTATGATCTCAAG ggGTCCCTGGTGTCTCGTGAAGCAAGTTTTAAAGAGAAG GTGAAGGAGCTTCCCACTTATAAAGACGTAGACTTCAGGAATAACATGCAAAAGGTTTATGTGAGCGacgaggagaaggagaagatcATGGACAAGCTCAACAGAGATATCGAG TTTCTGGTGCGTATGAAGATCATGGACTACAGCTTGCTGCTGGGCATCCATGATGTGGAGCGGgctgagatggaggaggaggaggagatggagtcATCctatgaagaggaagaggaggatgaaaacgGCCTGGCTCCTGCTGCTGGCTCCACCTCACCTGAGGGGATTGGTGGCTACATGAACTCCTACAAACCGATGGGTCCCGGGGAGTTCGACCCTTATGTGGATGTGTACGCTATTCAGAGCACTGTAG GTGCACCCCGGAGGGAGGTCTATTTCATGGGTCTGATTGACGTGCTGACGCAGTACGACACCAAGAAGAAAGCCGCTCACGCTGCCAAGGCTGTCAAACACAGG gcAGGAGCAGAAATCTCGACAGTTCATCCAGAGCAGTACGCTAAACGTTTCCGGGAGTTCATCACTAAGATCTTTGCCTAG